In Planctobacterium marinum, the DNA window TAAGGCGGCAACAGGGCAAACGCCTACTGGTTATATTGAAGCTAATAAAAGCCCGGAATAACTGGTTTATGGGAGTTGTGAGTTATGAGAATTAGCACTGCTGTATCTTTCCTGTGTGTGAACAGATTATTACTGTTTCTCATTATCTTTTTTCCACAAATGGCCGTGAGCGCGGAAAAAGATAACGCTGTGAAATGGCAGCATGCAGCGTCACTGCCTTATCGGGTGCAAGAGATTTATCCTTTGATTTTTCAGGGGCATATCATTGTCGCTGGCGGATTATCACCCGATGTTGACCAAAATGGGATCGACGTATCAGACAGAGTAGTGGCCTATAGCCTCGAAGACAAAACCTGGTTCGATATGCCAACGCTGCCCCAGCCAAGACACCATCCCATGCTTACTGTGGTCAACGACAGGTTATTGTCATTCGGTGGATTTATCATGGACGAGCAGGGCATGTGGCATAATAGTCGAGATGTACTGGAGTGGATGCCCGGTGAGATTAACAATGAGAAATCGAGTTTATTGCAGGGGCACTGGCAGAAAATTGCCAGCCTGCCAGCGCCATTATCTGAAACGCTTGCTGTGGTCAATGAGGGACAGGTGCATCTTGTGAGCGGCCGCACCCCGGCAAAACCAGAGCAGAATAGCCAATGGAACCATCAAAAAGATGTGGCGACACACTATGTGTTTGATCCAAACAATCTGCAATTTGAACAGAAGGCCGCCGTGCCCACAGCGCGCAATAGTGCCTGTAGTGTTAAGTTAAACGGTTATTGGCACACTATTGCTGGCAGAACAGTATCGGGC includes these proteins:
- a CDS encoding Kelch repeat-containing protein, coding for MRISTAVSFLCVNRLLLFLIIFFPQMAVSAEKDNAVKWQHAASLPYRVQEIYPLIFQGHIIVAGGLSPDVDQNGIDVSDRVVAYSLEDKTWFDMPTLPQPRHHPMLTVVNDRLLSFGGFIMDEQGMWHNSRDVLEWMPGEINNEKSSLLQGHWQKIASLPAPLSETLAVVNEGQVHLVSGRTPAKPEQNSQWNHQKDVATHYVFDPNNLQFEQKAAVPTARNSACSVKLNGYWHTIAGRTVSGGNLASHEVYDFVKDIWIAKAPLPDAQGGLACAVIEQHIYVFGGEYFDNGGGVYSTVWQYTNATDSWRAVSEMPLPRHGLGAISHKNRIYIIGGALQAGGVQTSDAMTVFSLQH